The DNA segment GCCGCCACATGTGCATGTCGAGCGGGAGAGGAAGACCTGCAAGTTCTGGCTTGAGCCGCTCGCGTTGGCCCGCAGTCATGGCTTCAGCGCCCGGGAGTTGAACCTCATTCGACACATCATGAACGCCCACCGCGCTCGCATTCTGGAGGCATGGTATGAACACTGTGGCTAGCGGTGACCCGCGTATCGAAGACGTGCGTGTCACCCAGGATGAGATCGTCGCGCGCCTCGCGGATGGCCGAGTCATCAGCGTGCCGCTTGCCTGGTCATGGCGCTTGGCCGAGGCAACGCCAGCACAACGCGCGAACTTCCGACTCATCGGCGCCGGCCAAGGGGTGCACTGGCCTGATGTCGACGAGGACATCAGCGTCGAAGGGATGCTTCACGGCGCCCCGGCGCGTCGCCCGGCGCCGAGGCGCCGAGCAACTGGTCCACGCATAAGCCGCGGTGAACCGCCGAAGCGCGTCCAGCCGACGCGCAAGAGAGCCGCGCGCGGCTGACCGCCAACGTTTGCAGTGGACGTGCTGAACCGCCCCGACTGTGGCAGCCGGCTACGCTTCTAAGCGGTCCGGCTGGGATTTCCGAGGGGGAGGGGTGCTGGACACCCACCGCTCCGGTGGGCGCGAGCGGATGTCCCACCGCCCCCCCCGGCCATATCGCG comes from the Candidatus Binatia bacterium genome and includes:
- a CDS encoding DUF4160 domain-containing protein; this translates as MPRITGIPGPYRFFFTSFDCNEPPHVHVERERKTCKFWLEPLALARSHGFSARELNLIRHIMNAHRARILEAWYEHCG